DNA sequence from the Elusimicrobiota bacterium genome:
ATAACCCACGGCCCAGTTGTCGCGGTAATCCTTGGTCGTGCCGGTTTTGGCGGCGATGTCAAAGGGCAGGTTAAAGGCCGAATTCACGCCAAAGGCCGGGGCCCTGGCCGAATTATCGGAAAGGATATTGGTTATTATATAGGCCTCGCTGCGGCCTATGGCGCGGCGCGCGGGCTCCCCCCCGGCGCCGTTCAGGTCGAACCTGACCGGCAGCCAGATGCCGCCGCGCGCCAAAGAAGCGTAAGCGTTCACCAGCTCCAGCAGGGTAACTTCGCCATTACCCAGCGCCAACCCCTCGCCGTAAAATTCCGCGGGTTTAACCAGCGAGGCGAACCCGAAGTCATGCAGTTTTGAGAGGAAAGCCGGCACGCCGGTTTTCTCCGCCGTGCGCACCGCCGGCACATTGTAGGAGCAGGCCAGCGCCTCGCGCAGGCGCACTTTGCCGTGGTAGGTCTTGTCGTAATTCAGCGGGCTGTGGCCTCCGGCCGCGTAAAGCGGCTCGTCCTCAATAATATCCGAGGCCTTGGCGCCTTTTGAAAGCGCCAAAGCGTATAAAAAAGGCTTAAGGGCCGAACCCGGCTGGCGCGGCGAGATTACGCCGTCCACCTGGCCGGAATTAACGGCGTCAAAAAAATCGTTGGAGCCTACCCAGGCGATTATCCCGCCGTCGGAGTTATCAAGCGCCAGCACGGCGCCGTTGGTGACATGGTTGCGCGCGCTTAAAACCGCTAAATGGTTTTTAAGGGCGACTGCCGCGTGCTCCTGAATACGCTGGTCGAGCGTTGTGCGTATCCTGCCCGCGCCGGCCGGCGTATGTTTAAGCGCAAAATCCGAGAACTGCGGGGCCTCGAAATATTTCTGCCGCTCTTTCACGCTGATCTTTTCGGCAAGGGCCAGGCGATAGTTCTCTTCGTCCAGCAGGCCGAAGTCAAGCATCCGGCGCAAAATAAGGCGCTGGCGGGCCAAAGCGTCAAGCGGATGCCTGAAAGGGTCGTAATTTACCGGCGACTTGGGTATGCCGGCAAGCAGGGCCGCCTGCGCCAGGCTCACATCCCTGGCCGGCAGGCCGAAATAGGTTTGGGCGGCCGCTTCAATGCCCGTGGAGGAATTGCCGTAGGAAACGCTGTTAAAATAACCTTCCAGTATTTCCTCTTTACTGTGGCCCGACTCAAGGCGGAAAGCGGAAAGCATCTCCGAGAGCTTGCCGAATATGGTCCTTGGCCTGGGTTCAAGCGCGCGGGCCAGCTGCTGCGTTATGGTGGAGGCGCCCGACACCGTGCGCCCGTTCTTTGAATTCTGCCAGAAAGCGCGCGCCACCGAACGGAAGTCCACCCCGGGATGGGAAAAAAACCGCTTATCCTCAGCCGTCACGGTGGCAAGCGCCAGCCAGGGAGAAATATCCTGAAGTTTCACCGGCGCGCAGCGGGCCGCGGCCGCTCCGTCAAGATAGGCGCGCAGAGGCCGCCCATAGCGGTCGGTTATTTCGGTGGAAGCCTTAGGCGCAAAATCCGAGCCCGCGGCCGGCGGCAGCAGCGCCAGCATTAGCAGCACTTTGGATATTAGTGGCATTGAGAGTTAAACCAAGCAGACAGAATTCCGACTACTTCCTTATTTCCTTCTACTCGCAATAAAAATCATGTTCGGCAAAAGTGTTTAAAGTTATCTTGTAATCATCCCTTATGCTTAAAACTGTTTTCGGAAGCGTTTTTTTATCCGCCGGTCTATGATAGGCGGAAAAGGATAAAACAGGCTTATATTTCCTGATAATCCTTCCCGCCCCGGATAAAACGTTTTCTTCGTATCCCTCCACGTCTATTTTTATAAAACCCACCCTGCCGCTGATAAAACTGTCCAGAGCGATGACCTTTATATCCCGCGTATTTTTATACCGGATATTTTTATTCACGGCGATATCGCTCCCCTCTATCATCGCCGAGCCTTCCCCCCCGATATTGTATTTTATCCTTACAGTGTCCGTTTTCTTTCCCAAAGCGATATTCACGGGCACGATCATCTTTTCCAAATGATTGAGGTTTATGTTCTTTTTCAATATTTCATACGTTTCGCTGACCGGTTCAAAAGCGTAAATTTTTTTGGCGCCGCATGCGTAAGCGTATAAAGAAAAAATGCCGATATTGGCCCCGGCATCTATAACCACGGTGTTTTTGAGGTTCACAACGTTATATTGGTTGTCTTTTATAATTGAACTTATGTCGCGGATGAAATTCCCCAGGTCTTTGGGAACCATGAGGAATACTCTTTTTTTATTTTTGAATTTAATTTCTATCTTTTCAGGGGCCATTCCCATAATTTTTTTAATGGCCTTGTCGCATAACAGCTTGGACGAATAGCCGCCGGCGGAGGAACCGGTTATACGCGGGATATTCTGCCTGATACGATGTACGGTATTAAAAGCATGCTGGTCCAATTCCTTGGGATTCCCTTTGTTGTCGTACAAAATCATCCTGATTTTGCGGCCGTTCCTGTCTGTTATTCCCGCCATAGTCCGATCCCCTTTTTCCGCGGTGAAAGAAATTATTTTATCACATTTTCCCCTCCCGCATTTTTTATGGCGATCCCCAGAAACTTCCCAAAAGATTTTTTGGCGGCATAACTTTTTGTATCATATAGCGGTGGGGGCTTGTTCGCGCGACCTTTTGGCAGGCATCGGAAGTTTCAGGCGCGGGAGAACCCGCGACAACCGCTCTTTTTTCCCGCAGAACAAAGACGATGTTTACGATCCGCAATAATATTTCCGACGCACCGGCTGAAAGCCGTTTTTTTACGGGTTTAACGCCTTATGTGTGCCTTTTGCTGTTGATAAGCGTCGTTTACGCGCATGCGGTTTTTTTTGGTTTCTCATATCTTGACGACAATAACCTGATCCTTGATAATTTTCACTTTCTGGGAGATCTCTCCAACTTTTTTAAGGCTTTCCAGCGGGATGTTTTTGGCGCGGCGAACGAATTTTATTACAGGCCGCTGATGACCATATCGCTGATGATAGACGCCCGGTTCGGCGGCACGGCGCCATGGGCTTATCACCTCACCAACATATTGATACATTCCGCCTCTTCATGCCTGCTCCTGGTCCTTCTGCGCCGGCTCGGCTGCGCACGGTTCCCGTCGTTCTTATGTTCGGCTTTTTTCGCCGTTCATCCGGCCCTGTGCCAGGCGGTCGCCTGGATCCCGGGCAGGAACGACTCCCTGCTGGCGCTTTTCATCCTTCCGGCTTTCATCTTCTTCATCGATTACGCCGCGCAGAGAAAAACCCTCCATCTGGCGCTGCATCTTTTGTTTTTTTTACTCGCCCTGCTCACAAAAGAGACCGCTCTGGTTTTGCTCGTCTTATGCCCTTTGTACATGCTTCTGATTGCGCGGAAACGTATTTTCGAACCGCGCAACCTGCCGGTTTTTATCGGGTGGACAGCGGCAGCCTGCGGATGGTTTATTCTCCGTAAAGCGGCTTTCCTGCATCCTGTCCAATACGCGCCGGAGTATATGTTACGGTCTTTTTTCACGAATCTGCCCGCCGTTATGCTGTACACAGGCAAGTTTTTATTCCCGTTCAATCTTTCCGTTCTTCCGATTTTGCGCGATAACACCCCGATTTACGGATATATCGCATCGGCTCTTATTTTCATGCTTTTATATTGTTCAAAAAATGCGGACAGGAAGCGCGCGGCTTTCGGATTGTTATGGTTTCTGCTTTTCCTGCTGCCCGGCTTTCTGCGGCCTAATTCCGATCTGCCGGCCGATTTCATAGAGCACAGAATGTATGTGCCGGCTCTGGGGTTTATCCTTCTGCTGCTTGAGACAAACGCGGTAAAAAACCTTGTTTTCGGCAAAAACCCGGGCACGTTCCTTGCGGGACTGATACTGGTTTTATTTTCCGTTATTAACGTTTTCTACAGCGCCAACTTTAAGAATTCATACAATTTCTGGAACAACGCCGTGACACATTCACCGGAGTATCACCTGACCCAGTGCAATTTCGGCCTTGAACTGGCGATGAAGGGCGACTTAACCCATGCCATAGAGCATTATCAGGAAGCATTGAAACTTAATCCCGCTTATCCAGATGCTCACAATAATCTCGGCATCGCGTTGGCCAAACAGGGGAAGTTTGAACAAGCTGTTTTGGAGTACAGGGAGGCATTGCGGTTGAACCCGTACCTGGCGGAAACACACGATCAATTGGGGCTTGCCTTAAGCGCTCAGGGTAAAGTGGACGAGGCTGTCGCGCATTATCGCGAAGCATTGCGGCTCAAGCCGGACGATGTGGAAGTTCATAATAACTGGGGACTTGCTTTAAGCGCTCAGGGCAAAACCGAGGAAGCTATAGCGCATTACCGCGAAGCATTGCGGCTTAAGCCGGACCTGGCGCCGGTTCATAATAACTGGGGCATGACTCTGGCTTACTCCGGCAGGATGGATGAGGCTATACAACATTTCCGTGAAGCCCTTAAAATTCTCCCGAATTACGCGACTGCCCGAACAAACCTGAACACAGCTTTGAAGGTAAAACAGAAAAGCCATAGCCGCGGACAATAAATCGTATTTATAAACCTGCTCCCGCATTAACCTGAAAGTTTCAGTTGAAACTTTCCCTTCGCGGCGCTCAGGTGCGCTTCGCGCGGCATACACCTTCGCAAATTCTGCGCGCAATGCGCTTGATTTGCGACCCGCAAAGCGGGGAATCCTGCATATTTTTATTCCTTATGTTTTTAAATGAGAATAACCTTGAACTGCAGGATTTAGGTTAAAGCCGTCCGCCCTCCGCTACAACTTAAAAAACACGATGGAAAGGGGAGGCAGCGTCACTCTGAGGGAATAAGGACGCCCGTGCGAGGCGAAAGGTTCGGCGTTTGCGCCGCCCAGGTTCCCCATTCCGCTCCCCCAATAAGCCGCGGCGTCGCTGTTAAGGATTTCTTTCCAGAAACCGCCGCGCGGCACGCCGATCCGGTAATTGAACCGCGGCACGGACGTGAAATTGCAGGCCGCCAGGATCATGTCCCCCTCGCCCGCGCCTTTGCGCAGAAAAGCCAGCACGCTTTGCTGTGAATCATTCGCGTCGACCCATTCAAATCCGGCGGGGTTGCAGCTAAGTTCGTAGAGCGCGGGCTCGGCCCGATAAAGAAGGTTGAGATCTTTAACCCAGTTCTGCATTCCGGAGTGGGGCTTGAATTCCGTTAAGTGCCAGTCCAGGCTCCGTTCGTGGTCCCACTCGGTCCATTGCGCGAACTCGCCGCCCATAAAAAGAAGTTTTTGCCCCGGCTGGGCGAACATGGTCCCGTATAAAAGCCTTAAATTCGCGAATTTTTGCCATACATCGCCGGCCATTTTATCCAGCAGCGATCTTTTGCCGTGGGCCACTTCGTCATGAGACAGGGGCAGGACAAAATTCTCGCCGAACGCGTAGAGCATGCGGAAGGTGAGGGCGTTATGATGGTACTTCCGGTACACCGGGTCTTTGGACAAATACTGGAGCGTGTCATGCATCCAGCCCATATCCCACTTCATTCCGAAGCCCAGCCCGCCGATATAGGTCGGGCGCGAAACCCCCGGCCAGGCGGTGGATTCCTCGGCGTAGGTCTGTACGTCCGGGTAATTCTTATAAACGACGCGGTTGAATTGCTGCAGGAAAGCGATAGCTTCCAGGTTTTCGTTCCCGCCGTGGCGGTTCGGTATCCACTCGCCGGGCTTGCGCGAGTAATCCAGGTACAGCATGGACGCCACCGCGTCAACCCGCAGCCCGTCAACGTGATACCTGTCCAGCCAGAACAGGGCGCTGCTGAGCAGGAAACTGCGCACCTCGTTGCGCCCGAAGTTGAAAATGGAGCTGTTCCAATCCGGATGCACGCCCTGTTTGGGATCGGCGTGTTCATAGAGATGCGTGCCGTCAAAATATTCAAGGCCGTGCGCGTCTGCCGGGAAATGCGCGGGCACCCAGTCAAGTATAACGCCGATGCCGTTCCGGTGAAGCTGGTCTATCAGGTACATCAGGTCCTGGGGGCTGCCGTAACGGCTGGTGGGAGAAAAATACCCGATGGTCTGATAACCCCATGACCCGTAAAAAGGGTGTTCGGTAACGGGCATCAGCTCCACATGCGTAAAACCCATCTGTTTCACGTACGCCGGCAACTGCGCCGCCATTTCCCGGTAGGTGAGCGGCCTGTTTCCCTCTTCGGGAACGCGCCGCCAGGAACCCGGATGTACCTCATAGATAGAAACGGGGCTTTTCAGGCCGTTGGCCCGGCCCCGGGTTTCCATCCATTGGCTGTCATTCCAGCCGTAATCAAGCGACCAGACCACGGACGCGGTTTTTGGAGGGACTTCGGAAGTGAACGCCAGCGGATCCGCTTTTTCCCCGTGAAAGCCGGCGTATTTTGAAACAATGTGGTATTTATAATTGCAGCCCTGTTTGACTCCCGCGATAAAGCCTTCCCATATGCCGGAACTGGCCCTCTCTTTCAAAGCGTCCCGTGTTTTGTTCCAGCCGTTGAAGTCGCCCATCACGTAAACCGCCATAGCGTTGGGCGCCCAGACCGCGAAGCGGGTTCCCTCAACCGGTCCGCCAATCACCGGATGCGCGCCGAACTTTTCATACAGCCGCACATGATTACCCTCGTTAAAGAGGTAAATATCCTGATCGGTAAGCGATTGCGCGCCGCTCTCAAGTTTTTTCATGGTCTTATTTTATCCGCTTGGTCAAGTCAGCGCTGAAGCGCTAGAAGCTTTGAAGCGCTGAAGGAAGAATTTACAAGCTTTTAAACTTCAGCTCTTCAGCGCTTCAGACTTCAGAGCTAAGCCGGGGGCCAGGTCAGCCGGCGGAAGATCAATCGTCAGTAGTGATCCCGTCAAAAAATTTTTCATTTAGAACAGTGTCTTCAGGCGGGGGCCCGTCCGGCTCTGTCGTCAGGCGTTTCCAGAGCTTTGGGTTGAGCATGGTGCCCGTGGTCAGCATTTTCTGGTCGGCCGAATAGATAACGCTGCAATCGCGCTTGTACGGCATATCCGGACAGCCGAACTGGTCGAAAACGGCGTAGCGGTAGTCAAAACCGCCGGCGCCGGCGGCGGCCCCGCCCTGGGAAGAAAAATATTTGAAACCGACGACGCTTGAATTGTACTCAGGCTGGATCTCTCCTTTAAGGTTTATATAGCCGATGAACGTGACGGCATGCCCGGTGCCGGTGGTGCGGTTGATATTGATGAATGAGCCCGGTTTCAGTTTATCAAACGCCGTCCTCTCGCCCATGCCGAAATTGATGAGGGCGTCCGCGGTGCCGTAAGATTTGAACTGCGGGTTCACCCAGATATGCCCCTTGAGGTCGGTTACGCTCAAACCCTCAAAGCTTGTAATTGGAAGGTAGTCATAAATGGAGTAGTCCCCCGTCTCCTGCGCGTAGAGCTGATAGGCGGTAAGAATGATCTCCATCTGGGCGGCCACGCACATGGTGCGCGGCGCGTGTGTGGCCGGGATAGTGCCGTAAGTGTGATAGCGGATGTCGTGCGTAAGGACCGAGTGGATATCGTAGCCGAGGAGCGAGTACCTGGCGTTAAGAAAGTCCACAGCTTTCAGGATATAGGCGTTAAAGTACCGCTCTGCCGGCTGTGAAGATTCGCGCGCAGGGATCGGGGCGATTTGCCCGCCGGCCGGAGCAAGAGATATGCCTCCGATATAGTCCAGGCTGATGTTTTCAAGCGCGAACGGCTGTTCCGCCGCGCAATTGCCGGCGGAGAAAAAAAACAACACAGGGGCAAAAAACTTTATCATCGCAAATCCCGGACAGGACTGTCTGGATTTTATTATACAAATTGCAAATCCTTTTTTTGTATTATACACTAAAGAAGAACCTTTGTGGATACTGCAGCTTAACGGAGGCAAAAATGTTCAAGAAATGGCTCATAGCAATAACGGCCGGCGCGTCACTCTTCGGTGTGCGGGCTGTGGCCGCGGAACAGGCGGATTTCAACCAGGGAATGGACGTTAAAGGCATCATAGACACACTTCAGGTCAAGTTTGAGATGCCCGGCTTCCCCAGGGGTCTCTCGGACACTTTCCAATCAGCTTCCGAAAGGAAGGTCCACGCGAAAGGACTTATAAAAAAGGACCTTCCAGCGATCTATTGGCAGAAGTTCCAGTACCGCAATGTGCAGATCCCGGGCGTTTTAGATCTGCGCGCGAATCTGACGCAGATAGAGAATCAGGGCTATTGCGGAAGCTGCTGGGCCTTCAGCCTTACGGCCACCCATCGCGACGGACACGCGCTTGCCGGAAAAGATCCCGGCCGGCTTTCCCAGGAATGGCTGGTTGACAATTCTACCGAGGCCGCGGGCTGCAAAGGCGGCTACTTTGATTCGGCGAACGACTTCGTGGAACCCGGCGGACAGCCGCTCTGGAGCGCCTGTCCCTACAAACAAGGCTCCGGCAAATGCCCGGTCGCGCTCCCGCTCGCCGCGCATATAACCGGCTGGCACATGTTCGGTGAAAAAGGCCAGGGCACGACCGTGCAGGAGATAGAAGCTTATATGGCCACCACCGGCAGCCCCGTATCGATCGGCGTAGCGGCGGCGGCCGGCAGTTGGGAAAATTACAGCGGCGGCATTTACAATGCCTGCACCTCAGGCGAATTGGACCACATGATCAACATCGTGGGTTGGGACAACGAGGGCGCCGCGTTCGACGCAAACGGCAACCTCCCCCCCGGCAAAGGCATCTGGATCCTGCGCAACAGCTGGGGCAAGTCGTGGGGTGAGAATGGCTATATGCGCACCAAAATGACCGACGCAGCCGGAAAGAGATGCAATGCCGTGGCGGAAGAGGCCGCTTACTTCGACTTTTAAACTGTCACCTGCACAATGACGCAGCGGCGGAAGGCATTTGCCTTCCGCCGCTGTTTTTAACCCCGCCTCAAATAATTTTTGCGAATTCAACCGGCAGAAATGAGTGTTATCTCCCCACTTTTTCCCCCAGCCTTTTCAGGTTTGCTATGGCGGCGGCGTTTGACGGGTCCGTCACTAGGGCTTTTTTCCACTTTGCTTCGGCCTCCCTCAGGTTCCCCTTTTCGGCCGCCAGCGTTCCGAGCGAGGTGAGCGCCCGCGGATCGTAAGGGTCCAGAGACAGGGCTTTCAGGTAAAGATCTCCGGCATCCGCTTTTTTCCCGGCTATCAGTTTAAATTCCGCGAGATAATCCATGGCATTGGTGTAGTCGGGATATTTTTTAAGCGCATCTTCAAGGACGAGCGCTGCTTTGTCCGGATCGCCGGAATGTTCATACACCGCCGCCCTGTTGTAAAAAGTTTCTTTTAAGGGATTCCCGCTGCTGAGTTCGGCGTCCAGTATTTCCCCGGCTTCCTTAAGGCGGCCGAGCCTCGCCAGCACAAGCGCAAGGCTGTTCAGGTGTATTTCGGTCGGCTCCCGCCTTACCACCGGTATCAGCAGCCCCAGCGCTTTTTTATAATCCCCCAGCAGATAGTATTCCCGCGCGAGATTGTGCATGGCCTGATAGGACACGGTATGTTTCAGGGCATGCTCGTAAATTTTTATGCTTGAGCCGCGCAAAGCGGTGTTAAGATTTCCTTCGTACACGTAAAAAAGCAGCAGCGCGCAGACCGCGGCGGCGGCGGTTTTTTTTGCGGCGGCGCCGCGACAGGCGGCTTTTTCGTACAGCAGGGCTACTCCAAGAAACAGCGCGAAGTTGCAGGGATACACCCAGTGGTCAAGCATATAATCGTTTCTTGTGCTTATGAGGATGGGCAATTTCGGGGCCAGCGCGGCCAGATACCAGCCCGCCAGAAAAAGCGACAGGCGGTGCCTGCGCAGCAACGCCGCCGCGATGGCGGCGTAAAGAGCCAGAAAATAAAAAGACGCTCCCGCCCCGAAATCCGGCTGCATATGATGCGAATGCAGATTGAACGGCACCAGCGAATTGCCGAGGTACAGGAATATGATCTTGGGGAGTTTCAAGAGCGTGGCCGCGGCGGTCCAAGCTATGCCGTCGGATTTCAGCACCGAAAATCCCACGGCGTATTCCCTCAGATACAGATACGGGGGGACCATGGCGAGAAAGGGGATAAGTTTAAGATATTCTCTCCTGTTCTCCCGCCTGGCGAACAGGGCCAGCGCGGTCAGCGCCGGCGTTATGACGCCGGATTCCTTGGAAAGCATAGCCAGCGCGAAACAAACGAGCGAGAGCGCGTAGCGCAGGCGGCCTTTTTTCAGGAACAAAAGAACGGACAACAGGGAAAAAGAGAGCGTCATAACCTCCGCTCTTCCGGCTATCACTATCAGTTGCTCCACTACGGCGGGGTTCGAGGCGAACAGCGCCGAGGCTATAAACGCGACGACCGCGGAAAATCCGAGTTCAAGCGCCAGCAGAAAAACCAGGCAGGAATTCAGCAGGTGGAAAAACAGGTTGGTCAGGTGATAGCCGAAAGGGTTTAGTTTCCAGACGGTGAAGTCCACGGCGTTGGAGACGGATTGCAGAGGGCGGTAATAGTCCAGCCCCTGGTTGAACACGTCGCTGGTGAAATGGTGTCTGAGGTTCGCCGGCGACCAGCTGCGTATGTTTACGTTGGCGACTATCATCTGCGGGTCGTCCCAGATGAAGCCGAGACGCAGCGTGCCGGCAAAAGAGGCGAGTCCGGCCGCCACGATCAGCGCTATAAGCGGGGCCTTTCCTGCGGTTAATATCTTTCTCATCGTTTAAAAAATCAGACCTGGCACACAAATAAAAATAAAGCTGCCAGTGTGCCCGCCCCCTCCGGAACCCTTCCTTATGATGCTGTAATGGCGCTTCAAAGACTATATTACAATACTGCGCAGGCGCCGTCTCAAGGCCGGCTGTTATATTCCCTGCCGCACTTCTTCGGCCACTCTTCTTTCAGTACCGCGTAGACCGCGTCGTCAGCCCAGATCTTGCCGGTCCAGAAGCTTTTGTTAAAACAGCCTTCTTTCCTCATCCCGATGCGCTCCAGCAATTTTACAGATTTCTTGTTCCGCGGGTCCACCGAAGCCGTGATCCTGTGTTTATGCAGTTCCAGAAATAAATAATCGATCACGCAGGCGACCGCTTCCGTGGCATAGCCTTTCCCCTGGTATTCCGGAGCAAGGGTATATCCCAACTCCGCCTGCTGATTTTCCTTATCCTTGAAATGGATCGCCATATCCCCTATCAGCCTGCCGCTCTCTTTTTCCAGCACGGCGAGCTGATACCAGGTCAGGGGAGTGTCCGGCTTTAAGCCGGCGGTGAGCTCTATGAGGCGGCGAGTATGCCGCAGGCTCTTCATTGACCCCTGATATTTACTTACCTCCGGCCTGGACCGGTATCCGAAAATAACCTCGGCATCGGAAGGCCGCACGGTCCTCAGCAACAACCTTCCGGTCTTTAACTCTATCCCTTTCATCCCGCCTCCGCCCGCAAATTCAGGAATGTCTCCAGACGGCCGATTTCCGATTCCAGTTCTGAACGGAAATTTTTATCGCCGGGGCGTTTCGCTATGAATCCCAGCTCCACATTCAGACGTTTTCCGGCGACGCGCGCGTTCGCCCAGCCGATAACGCTGTCGCCCCACAAGAGCGGCATGGCGTAATAGCCGCGCAGCCTTTTGGCGGACGGCGTGTACGCCTCGAATCGATAGGGCCATTTCCAAAAATGCTCGAACCGCCTCCTGTCCCATACCAATGGGTCAAAAGGAGCAAGAAAACGCACGCGCCCCGGCGCCGCCAAAGCCGGCATTTTGACCGGCGGAAGAAAGTAATTGAGACCGTCCGCCGTTTCTTCCCTGAGTTCCCCGGTTCTCACCATGCCCGACAACACCGCGCACGCGCCGCCGAAGCCGGGAAAAGAGCGGCGCAGCAGCGGCGCCGTTAAAGTTTGAAGCGTTTTTTCAGGAACAGGCGCGAGAATATTTACGACCGCAAGAACGCGCTTTCGCAGACGCTCAGCCGGAGGCAGCTGTTCGGAGCGCGGCGTCGCCGCCGCATAGATCCGTATACCGTTCTCGCGCCGGGCGATCCGAAGGAAGCCGCGATAGTGCAGGTTGTCAAGCGCGTGTGTGGTCGCTTTGGAATTTCCGCCCCAGGCGTTTATTACGCGCCTGCTTCCGAAATGTTTTTCCAGCTGCGCGGGATGCGTTTCTCCTGTTTCACGCACCTTTTCCAGGATCTTTCTTTCCAGAGCGTTCAATTCCGCCGCTTGCCGCGGATGCAGCAGCCGCCATGTTTCCCGCGACACAAAGCCGTAAGCGTATAAATAGTCCTCTTCAATGTCGAGCGCCGGATACCGCCGCTCGAGGTCGCCGGCGCGATACCCCCTGACCCTGTGGCGCAGTATCAGATCCTGCGCCCGCGCCGGCGCGCGGATAGGATCGGCCTGCACGAATCCCAGCCTGCGGATCGCGGCCTGCAGCGTGACCGGCTTGAACAATGAGTTGGCTATCGCGTAGCTGCGTAATCGCCGCAACTTTTCCGTAGTCATGAAAACCCCGCTATTTTGCCGGAAAGCGCTGGATGAGGACGCCGTTTTTTTTGATCTCTTTGCGGAAAGACTTGCCGATAACCGCCCAGTCTACTATCTCAACCCTGAAAGGCAGGCCCGCGGCGGCAAACGCCGCTGAAAGGCTGTCAAGCCGCGACGCGACAAGCGGGTGATCCGTCATTACCACAAGGTCCAGGTATGAATGCGTCTTAGCCGTACCCTCTACCCTTGCGCCATAGACCAGCACATCGAATTCCCGCACATGCCCGGCAAGTATCCCCTTCACCTTTCGAAGATAATTCGGTTTTAAATCGATCATAGTTATATTTTCCTTTATACGCCCTTTCTAATTTTCTAGCAAATGCCCGCCGCCATAGCAAGCAAAACCTGGCCCGCAAGCCGCATTGCCGCGATTTTTTAACATGTATGACTTTTAATTTTTAGTTTTGGCGTGAGTAAGGGATTTTTATACGTTCCTCCAGCCATTGTTTGTTAAATTTCAGGTTGTACTGGTCGTACTTTGCCGAGCGGTCGGGGCAGACGGCAAGCGCGGCCTTATAACAGGCAACGGCCTCGTCTCTCTTATGTAACAGGTCCAAAATCAGGCCCTGCCATGTCAGCGCTTTCCAGTTCGCATTTTGGGGCTCAGCGCATTTCCCGGTGTTTTGAAATGCGAACAACGCTTTATTGTAGTATTTGCCGCCGTAAAGCATTATTCCCAGATGTTCCCAGGCGGCAATGTCCGTCATCACAGTTTTTTTAGCCTCCTCAAACAAGGCGGGAACCTGCTCATCAAATTCAAGCGGGCGGCCTTCAATTTTTCCGATTATCTCCGGGGGCCATGTCATGCGGCTGCCGGACCGGACATACAGGTTTTCAGAATTTTTTGCCGACCTGGCCGTGAAGTCCCGCAAAACTTTAAAAAATTTTTCCGGCTCGTCCGCAAAAGGCGAGTGTGCGGATTTTTCAAAAACGACCATTTCAGCGCCGGGATGATTGGCTTTGAGTATTTCTGGTTTCTTTTCATCCCAGGTAAGGTCATTTTCTGATTCCACAAGGAGAGTCGGTATTTCAAAGTCCTTAAACTTGCCTGTCAGATCTATCCTGCGCGCATCCATTGCCATTGCTGAGTTAAAGCTCTGCGATGGTCTCCATTCGTATAATACAATCCTTGCCATTTCTTCTTTGGAAGGTTTATAGTAATCCTGCTTTTTCCAATCGCCGTTTAAAAGGTTGTTATATATG
Encoded proteins:
- the glgB gene encoding 1,4-alpha-glucan branching protein GlgB; its protein translation is MKKLESGAQSLTDQDIYLFNEGNHVRLYEKFGAHPVIGGPVEGTRFAVWAPNAMAVYVMGDFNGWNKTRDALKERASSGIWEGFIAGVKQGCNYKYHIVSKYAGFHGEKADPLAFTSEVPPKTASVVWSLDYGWNDSQWMETRGRANGLKSPVSIYEVHPGSWRRVPEEGNRPLTYREMAAQLPAYVKQMGFTHVELMPVTEHPFYGSWGYQTIGYFSPTSRYGSPQDLMYLIDQLHRNGIGVILDWVPAHFPADAHGLEYFDGTHLYEHADPKQGVHPDWNSSIFNFGRNEVRSFLLSSALFWLDRYHVDGLRVDAVASMLYLDYSRKPGEWIPNRHGGNENLEAIAFLQQFNRVVYKNYPDVQTYAEESTAWPGVSRPTYIGGLGFGMKWDMGWMHDTLQYLSKDPVYRKYHHNALTFRMLYAFGENFVLPLSHDEVAHGKRSLLDKMAGDVWQKFANLRLLYGTMFAQPGQKLLFMGGEFAQWTEWDHERSLDWHLTEFKPHSGMQNWVKDLNLLYRAEPALYELSCNPAGFEWVDANDSQQSVLAFLRKGAGEGDMILAACNFTSVPRFNYRIGVPRGGFWKEILNSDAAAYWGSGMGNLGGANAEPFASHGRPYSLRVTLPPLSIVFFKL
- a CDS encoding C1 family peptidase; the protein is MFKKWLIAITAGASLFGVRAVAAEQADFNQGMDVKGIIDTLQVKFEMPGFPRGLSDTFQSASERKVHAKGLIKKDLPAIYWQKFQYRNVQIPGVLDLRANLTQIENQGYCGSCWAFSLTATHRDGHALAGKDPGRLSQEWLVDNSTEAAGCKGGYFDSANDFVEPGGQPLWSACPYKQGSGKCPVALPLAAHITGWHMFGEKGQGTTVQEIEAYMATTGSPVSIGVAAAAGSWENYSGGIYNACTSGELDHMINIVGWDNEGAAFDANGNLPPGKGIWILRNSWGKSWGENGYMRTKMTDAAGKRCNAVAEEAAYFDF
- a CDS encoding tetratricopeptide repeat protein — translated: MRKILTAGKAPLIALIVAAGLASFAGTLRLGFIWDDPQMIVANVNIRSWSPANLRHHFTSDVFNQGLDYYRPLQSVSNAVDFTVWKLNPFGYHLTNLFFHLLNSCLVFLLALELGFSAVVAFIASALFASNPAVVEQLIVIAGRAEVMTLSFSLLSVLLFLKKGRLRYALSLVCFALAMLSKESGVITPALTALALFARRENRREYLKLIPFLAMVPPYLYLREYAVGFSVLKSDGIAWTAAATLLKLPKIIFLYLGNSLVPFNLHSHHMQPDFGAGASFYFLALYAAIAAALLRRHRLSLFLAGWYLAALAPKLPILISTRNDYMLDHWVYPCNFALFLGVALLYEKAACRGAAAKKTAAAAVCALLLFYVYEGNLNTALRGSSIKIYEHALKHTVSYQAMHNLAREYYLLGDYKKALGLLIPVVRREPTEIHLNSLALVLARLGRLKEAGEILDAELSSGNPLKETFYNRAAVYEHSGDPDKAALVLEDALKKYPDYTNAMDYLAEFKLIAGKKADAGDLYLKALSLDPYDPRALTSLGTLAAEKGNLREAEAKWKKALVTDPSNAAAIANLKRLGEKVGR
- a CDS encoding GNAT family protein gives rise to the protein MKGIELKTGRLLLRTVRPSDAEVIFGYRSRPEVSKYQGSMKSLRHTRRLIELTAGLKPDTPLTWYQLAVLEKESGRLIGDMAIHFKDKENQQAELGYTLAPEYQGKGYATEAVACVIDYLFLELHKHRITASVDPRNKKSVKLLERIGMRKEGCFNKSFWTGKIWADDAVYAVLKEEWPKKCGREYNSRP
- a CDS encoding winged helix DNA-binding domain-containing protein, with product MTTEKLRRLRSYAIANSLFKPVTLQAAIRRLGFVQADPIRAPARAQDLILRHRVRGYRAGDLERRYPALDIEEDYLYAYGFVSRETWRLLHPRQAAELNALERKILEKVRETGETHPAQLEKHFGSRRVINAWGGNSKATTHALDNLHYRGFLRIARRENGIRIYAAATPRSEQLPPAERLRKRVLAVVNILAPVPEKTLQTLTAPLLRRSFPGFGGACAVLSGMVRTGELREETADGLNYFLPPVKMPALAAPGRVRFLAPFDPLVWDRRRFEHFWKWPYRFEAYTPSAKRLRGYYAMPLLWGDSVIGWANARVAGKRLNVELGFIAKRPGDKNFRSELESEIGRLETFLNLRAEAG